In a genomic window of Oncorhynchus keta strain PuntledgeMale-10-30-2019 chromosome 26, Oket_V2, whole genome shotgun sequence:
- the LOC118359160 gene encoding serine/threonine-protein kinase PAK 2 isoform X3 — protein sequence MCDNGNPEDKPPAPPVRMSSTIFSTGSSKDPLSANHSSKPLPSVPEERKPRNKIISIFSGAEKGGRKKDRDKERPEISPPSDFEHTIHVGFDAVTGEFTGMPEQWARLLQTSNITKSEQKKNPQAVLDVLKFYDSTGNGRQKYLSFSSEKDGFPAGPHSPVKKGTEPSSISIKDIDDDDDDDDEAPPPIVAPRPEYTKSVYTRSVIDPIPAPATCPDGDAASKALDRQKKKGKMSDEEIMDKLRTIVSIGDPRKKYTRYEKIGQGASGTVFTAIDVATGQEVAIKQINLQKQPKKELIINEIMVMKELKNPNIVNYVDSFLVGEELYVVMEYLAGGSLTDVVTETCMDEAQIAAVCRECLQALEFLHANQVIHRDIKSDNVLLGMDGSVKLTDFGFCAQITPEQSKRSTMVGTPYWMAPEVVTRKAYGPKVDIWSLGIMAIEMVEGEPPYLNENPLRALYLIATNGTPELQNPEKLSPIFRDFLNLCLEMDVEKRGGGKELLQHPFLKLAKPLSSLTPLILAAKEAMKGNR from the exons ATGTGTGATAACGGGAATCCCGAGGACAAGCCCCCAGCCCCCCCAGTCAGGATGAGCAGCACCATCTTCAGCACCGGCTCCAGCAAGGACCCGCTCTCAGCCAATCACAGCTCCAAGCCCCTGCCCTCGGTTCCGGAAGAAAGGAAACCCCGCAACAAGATAATCTCAATTTTCTCAGGAGCAGAGAAAG GTGGTAGAAAGAAAGACCGGGACAAAGAACGACCAgagatctctcctccttcagacTTTGAACACACTATCCACGTTGGCTTTGATGCTGTCACTGGGGAGTTCACT GGCATGCCAGAGCAATGGGCACGGCTCCTCCAGACGTCAAACATCACAAAGTCAGAGCAGAAAAAGAACCCCCAGGCTGTTCTCGACGTGCTCAAATTCTATGATTCTACAGGCAACGGCCGCCAGAAATACCTCAGTTTCTCCTCTG AAAAGGATGGTTTCCCTGCAGGACCCCACTCT CCGGTCAAAAAGGGCACGGAACCCTCATCGATCAGTATCAAGgacattgatgatgatgatgatgatgatgatgaagctCCCCCACCCATTGTGGCACCACGTCCAGAATACACTAAGAGT GTTTACACTCGCTCCGTCATTGACCCCATCCCTGCTCCAGCCACGTGTCCAGATGGAGACGCAGCCTCCAAGGCTCTAGACAGACAGAAGAAGAAGGGCAAGATGTCAGACGAGGAGATCATGGACAAACTGC GAACTATTGTCAGCATTGGAGATCCCAGAAAGAAGTACACAAGATATGAAAAAATTGGACAGGG GGCTTCAGGGACAGTGTTCACAGCCATTGACGTCGCCACTGGACAGGAG GTGGCCATTAAACAGATCAACCTACAGAAGCAGCCCAAGAAGGAGCTGATAATCAATGAGATTATGGTGATGAAAGAGTTAAAGAATCCGAACATTGTCAACTATGTAGACAG tttCCTGGTGGGAGAGGAGCTCTATGTGGTGATGGAGTATTTGGCTGGTGGTTCGCTGACTGATGTGGTGACAGAGACCTGCATGGACGAGGCTCAGATAGCTGCTGTCTGCAGAGAG TGTTTACAAGCACTGGAGTTCCTTCATGCGAACCAGGTCATCCATCGTGACATCAAGAGTGACAACGTGCTACTGGGAATGGATGGCTCAGTCAAACTCA CCGATTTTGGTTTCTGCGCCCAGATCACTCCAGAGCAGAGCAAGCGCAGCACCATGGTGGGTACGCCTTACTGGATGGCTCCTGAGGTGGTGACCCGGAAAGCCTATGGGCCTAAGGTTGATATCTGGTCACTGGGCATCATGGCCATTGAGATGGTTGAGGGGGAGCCTCCATACCTCAATGAGAACCCGCTAAGA gcACTGTACCTGATTGCCACAAATGGGACTCCAGAACTTCAGAACCCAGAGAAACTGTCTCCCATATTCAGAGACTTCCTTAACCTTTGCCTGGAAATGGatgtggagaagagaggtgggggcaAAGAGCTGCTGCAG CATCCCTTCCTGAAGCTGGCAAAACCCCTGTCTAGTCTTACACCTCTAATCTTGGCTGCTAAGGAGGCCATGAAAGGCAACCGTTAA
- the LOC118359160 gene encoding serine/threonine-protein kinase PAK 2 isoform X1, which translates to MFLGLNITPCSPSILIPIPDLSDPPLSIVHISAFFPPVCLFVTLFLSFPLPAAMCDNGNPEDKPPAPPVRMSSTIFSTGSSKDPLSANHSSKPLPSVPEERKPRNKIISIFSGAEKGGRKKDRDKERPEISPPSDFEHTIHVGFDAVTGEFTGMPEQWARLLQTSNITKSEQKKNPQAVLDVLKFYDSTGNGRQKYLSFSSEKDGFPAGPHSPVKKGTEPSSISIKDIDDDDDDDDEAPPPIVAPRPEYTKSVYTRSVIDPIPAPATCPDGDAASKALDRQKKKGKMSDEEIMDKLRTIVSIGDPRKKYTRYEKIGQGASGTVFTAIDVATGQEVAIKQINLQKQPKKELIINEIMVMKELKNPNIVNYVDSFLVGEELYVVMEYLAGGSLTDVVTETCMDEAQIAAVCRECLQALEFLHANQVIHRDIKSDNVLLGMDGSVKLTDFGFCAQITPEQSKRSTMVGTPYWMAPEVVTRKAYGPKVDIWSLGIMAIEMVEGEPPYLNENPLRALYLIATNGTPELQNPEKLSPIFRDFLNLCLEMDVEKRGGGKELLQHPFLKLAKPLSSLTPLILAAKEAMKGNR; encoded by the exons atgtttcttggcctaa ATATCACCCCATGCTCTCCTTCTATTCTGATTCCCATTCCTGATCTCTCTGACCCACCTCTGTCTATTGTGCACATTAGTGCTTtctttcctcctgtctgtctctttgttaCCCTCTTTCTGTCCTTCCCGCTCCCTGCGGCCATGTGTGATAACGGGAATCCCGAGGACAAGCCCCCAGCCCCCCCAGTCAGGATGAGCAGCACCATCTTCAGCACCGGCTCCAGCAAGGACCCGCTCTCAGCCAATCACAGCTCCAAGCCCCTGCCCTCGGTTCCGGAAGAAAGGAAACCCCGCAACAAGATAATCTCAATTTTCTCAGGAGCAGAGAAAG GTGGTAGAAAGAAAGACCGGGACAAAGAACGACCAgagatctctcctccttcagacTTTGAACACACTATCCACGTTGGCTTTGATGCTGTCACTGGGGAGTTCACT GGCATGCCAGAGCAATGGGCACGGCTCCTCCAGACGTCAAACATCACAAAGTCAGAGCAGAAAAAGAACCCCCAGGCTGTTCTCGACGTGCTCAAATTCTATGATTCTACAGGCAACGGCCGCCAGAAATACCTCAGTTTCTCCTCTG AAAAGGATGGTTTCCCTGCAGGACCCCACTCT CCGGTCAAAAAGGGCACGGAACCCTCATCGATCAGTATCAAGgacattgatgatgatgatgatgatgatgatgaagctCCCCCACCCATTGTGGCACCACGTCCAGAATACACTAAGAGT GTTTACACTCGCTCCGTCATTGACCCCATCCCTGCTCCAGCCACGTGTCCAGATGGAGACGCAGCCTCCAAGGCTCTAGACAGACAGAAGAAGAAGGGCAAGATGTCAGACGAGGAGATCATGGACAAACTGC GAACTATTGTCAGCATTGGAGATCCCAGAAAGAAGTACACAAGATATGAAAAAATTGGACAGGG GGCTTCAGGGACAGTGTTCACAGCCATTGACGTCGCCACTGGACAGGAG GTGGCCATTAAACAGATCAACCTACAGAAGCAGCCCAAGAAGGAGCTGATAATCAATGAGATTATGGTGATGAAAGAGTTAAAGAATCCGAACATTGTCAACTATGTAGACAG tttCCTGGTGGGAGAGGAGCTCTATGTGGTGATGGAGTATTTGGCTGGTGGTTCGCTGACTGATGTGGTGACAGAGACCTGCATGGACGAGGCTCAGATAGCTGCTGTCTGCAGAGAG TGTTTACAAGCACTGGAGTTCCTTCATGCGAACCAGGTCATCCATCGTGACATCAAGAGTGACAACGTGCTACTGGGAATGGATGGCTCAGTCAAACTCA CCGATTTTGGTTTCTGCGCCCAGATCACTCCAGAGCAGAGCAAGCGCAGCACCATGGTGGGTACGCCTTACTGGATGGCTCCTGAGGTGGTGACCCGGAAAGCCTATGGGCCTAAGGTTGATATCTGGTCACTGGGCATCATGGCCATTGAGATGGTTGAGGGGGAGCCTCCATACCTCAATGAGAACCCGCTAAGA gcACTGTACCTGATTGCCACAAATGGGACTCCAGAACTTCAGAACCCAGAGAAACTGTCTCCCATATTCAGAGACTTCCTTAACCTTTGCCTGGAAATGGatgtggagaagagaggtgggggcaAAGAGCTGCTGCAG CATCCCTTCCTGAAGCTGGCAAAACCCCTGTCTAGTCTTACACCTCTAATCTTGGCTGCTAAGGAGGCCATGAAAGGCAACCGTTAA
- the LOC118359160 gene encoding serine/threonine-protein kinase PAK 2 isoform X2 gives MNITPCSPSILIPIPDLSDPPLSIVHISAFFPPVCLFVTLFLSFPLPAAMCDNGNPEDKPPAPPVRMSSTIFSTGSSKDPLSANHSSKPLPSVPEERKPRNKIISIFSGAEKGGRKKDRDKERPEISPPSDFEHTIHVGFDAVTGEFTGMPEQWARLLQTSNITKSEQKKNPQAVLDVLKFYDSTGNGRQKYLSFSSEKDGFPAGPHSPVKKGTEPSSISIKDIDDDDDDDDEAPPPIVAPRPEYTKSVYTRSVIDPIPAPATCPDGDAASKALDRQKKKGKMSDEEIMDKLRTIVSIGDPRKKYTRYEKIGQGASGTVFTAIDVATGQEVAIKQINLQKQPKKELIINEIMVMKELKNPNIVNYVDSFLVGEELYVVMEYLAGGSLTDVVTETCMDEAQIAAVCRECLQALEFLHANQVIHRDIKSDNVLLGMDGSVKLTDFGFCAQITPEQSKRSTMVGTPYWMAPEVVTRKAYGPKVDIWSLGIMAIEMVEGEPPYLNENPLRALYLIATNGTPELQNPEKLSPIFRDFLNLCLEMDVEKRGGGKELLQHPFLKLAKPLSSLTPLILAAKEAMKGNR, from the exons atga ATATCACCCCATGCTCTCCTTCTATTCTGATTCCCATTCCTGATCTCTCTGACCCACCTCTGTCTATTGTGCACATTAGTGCTTtctttcctcctgtctgtctctttgttaCCCTCTTTCTGTCCTTCCCGCTCCCTGCGGCCATGTGTGATAACGGGAATCCCGAGGACAAGCCCCCAGCCCCCCCAGTCAGGATGAGCAGCACCATCTTCAGCACCGGCTCCAGCAAGGACCCGCTCTCAGCCAATCACAGCTCCAAGCCCCTGCCCTCGGTTCCGGAAGAAAGGAAACCCCGCAACAAGATAATCTCAATTTTCTCAGGAGCAGAGAAAG GTGGTAGAAAGAAAGACCGGGACAAAGAACGACCAgagatctctcctccttcagacTTTGAACACACTATCCACGTTGGCTTTGATGCTGTCACTGGGGAGTTCACT GGCATGCCAGAGCAATGGGCACGGCTCCTCCAGACGTCAAACATCACAAAGTCAGAGCAGAAAAAGAACCCCCAGGCTGTTCTCGACGTGCTCAAATTCTATGATTCTACAGGCAACGGCCGCCAGAAATACCTCAGTTTCTCCTCTG AAAAGGATGGTTTCCCTGCAGGACCCCACTCT CCGGTCAAAAAGGGCACGGAACCCTCATCGATCAGTATCAAGgacattgatgatgatgatgatgatgatgatgaagctCCCCCACCCATTGTGGCACCACGTCCAGAATACACTAAGAGT GTTTACACTCGCTCCGTCATTGACCCCATCCCTGCTCCAGCCACGTGTCCAGATGGAGACGCAGCCTCCAAGGCTCTAGACAGACAGAAGAAGAAGGGCAAGATGTCAGACGAGGAGATCATGGACAAACTGC GAACTATTGTCAGCATTGGAGATCCCAGAAAGAAGTACACAAGATATGAAAAAATTGGACAGGG GGCTTCAGGGACAGTGTTCACAGCCATTGACGTCGCCACTGGACAGGAG GTGGCCATTAAACAGATCAACCTACAGAAGCAGCCCAAGAAGGAGCTGATAATCAATGAGATTATGGTGATGAAAGAGTTAAAGAATCCGAACATTGTCAACTATGTAGACAG tttCCTGGTGGGAGAGGAGCTCTATGTGGTGATGGAGTATTTGGCTGGTGGTTCGCTGACTGATGTGGTGACAGAGACCTGCATGGACGAGGCTCAGATAGCTGCTGTCTGCAGAGAG TGTTTACAAGCACTGGAGTTCCTTCATGCGAACCAGGTCATCCATCGTGACATCAAGAGTGACAACGTGCTACTGGGAATGGATGGCTCAGTCAAACTCA CCGATTTTGGTTTCTGCGCCCAGATCACTCCAGAGCAGAGCAAGCGCAGCACCATGGTGGGTACGCCTTACTGGATGGCTCCTGAGGTGGTGACCCGGAAAGCCTATGGGCCTAAGGTTGATATCTGGTCACTGGGCATCATGGCCATTGAGATGGTTGAGGGGGAGCCTCCATACCTCAATGAGAACCCGCTAAGA gcACTGTACCTGATTGCCACAAATGGGACTCCAGAACTTCAGAACCCAGAGAAACTGTCTCCCATATTCAGAGACTTCCTTAACCTTTGCCTGGAAATGGatgtggagaagagaggtgggggcaAAGAGCTGCTGCAG CATCCCTTCCTGAAGCTGGCAAAACCCCTGTCTAGTCTTACACCTCTAATCTTGGCTGCTAAGGAGGCCATGAAAGGCAACCGTTAA
- the LOC118359161 gene encoding inhibitor of growth protein 5-like isoform X1, with the protein MATAIYLEHYLDSIENLPCELQRNFTLMRDLDNRTEEKKGEIDKLAEEYISSVRNLASEQRVEHLQKIQSAYSKCKEFSDDKVQLAMQTYEMVDKHIRRLDADLARFENELKEKLEVSGYESPEGRGIKKGEGQGLREKRGPKGRGRKSSDEDSPRKKKLKNSPGLSSALLPMQPSDVLDMPVDPNEPTYCLCHQVSYGEMIGCDNPDCPIEWFHFACVDLATKPKGKWFCPRCTQDKKKK; encoded by the exons ATGGCGACGGCAATATACCTGGAACATTACCTTGACA GTATTGAGAATCTGCCTTGTGAACTACAGAGAAACTTTACACTGATGCGGGACCTGGACAATAGAACTGAAG AGAAAAAAGGAGAGATCGACAAGCTGGCAGAGGAGTACATCTCAAGTGTAAGGAACTTGGCTTCGGAACAGAGGGTTGAGCACCTGCAGAAGATCCAGAGTGCTTACAGCAAGTGCAAAGAGTTCAGCGATGACAAAGTGCAGCTTGCAATGCAGACATATGAAATG GTGGACAAGCATATCCGCAGGCTGGATGCAGACCTGGCCCGATTTGAGAATGAGCTGAAGGAGAAGCTGGAAGTGAGCGGCTATGAAAGTCCAGAAGGAAGAGGGATAAAGA AGGGTGAAGGTCAGGGACTAAGGGAGAAGCGAGGACCCAAGGGGAGAGGCAGGAAATCATCGGATGAGGATTCTCCCAGGAAGAAAAAGCTTAAAAATAG CCCAGGATTGAGTTCTGCTCTCCTGCCAATGCAACCGTCAGATGTTTTGGACATGCCAGTTGATCCCAATGAGCCAACATACTGCTTGTGCCATCAAGTGTCATATGGAGAGATGATTGGATGTGATAACCCTGAT TGTCCAATTGAGTGGTTTCACTTTGCTTGTGTTGATCTTGCTACAAAGCCCAAAGGAAAATG GTTTTGTCCACGGTGCACCCAGGATAAGAAGAAAAAATGA
- the LOC118359161 gene encoding inhibitor of growth protein 5-like isoform X2 gives MRDLDNRTEEKKGEIDKLAEEYISSVRNLASEQRVEHLQKIQSAYSKCKEFSDDKVQLAMQTYEMVDKHIRRLDADLARFENELKEKLEVSGYESPEGRGIKKGEGQGLREKRGPKGRGRKSSDEDSPRKKKLKNSPGLSSALLPMQPSDVLDMPVDPNEPTYCLCHQVSYGEMIGCDNPDCPIEWFHFACVDLATKPKGKWFCPRCTQDKKKK, from the exons ATGCGGGACCTGGACAATAGAACTGAAG AGAAAAAAGGAGAGATCGACAAGCTGGCAGAGGAGTACATCTCAAGTGTAAGGAACTTGGCTTCGGAACAGAGGGTTGAGCACCTGCAGAAGATCCAGAGTGCTTACAGCAAGTGCAAAGAGTTCAGCGATGACAAAGTGCAGCTTGCAATGCAGACATATGAAATG GTGGACAAGCATATCCGCAGGCTGGATGCAGACCTGGCCCGATTTGAGAATGAGCTGAAGGAGAAGCTGGAAGTGAGCGGCTATGAAAGTCCAGAAGGAAGAGGGATAAAGA AGGGTGAAGGTCAGGGACTAAGGGAGAAGCGAGGACCCAAGGGGAGAGGCAGGAAATCATCGGATGAGGATTCTCCCAGGAAGAAAAAGCTTAAAAATAG CCCAGGATTGAGTTCTGCTCTCCTGCCAATGCAACCGTCAGATGTTTTGGACATGCCAGTTGATCCCAATGAGCCAACATACTGCTTGTGCCATCAAGTGTCATATGGAGAGATGATTGGATGTGATAACCCTGAT TGTCCAATTGAGTGGTTTCACTTTGCTTGTGTTGATCTTGCTACAAAGCCCAAAGGAAAATG GTTTTGTCCACGGTGCACCCAGGATAAGAAGAAAAAATGA